From Acidipropionibacterium acidipropionici, one genomic window encodes:
- the galK gene encoding galactokinase codes for MMFATAPINGADAGPVRRIGVIVDTQQDIEEIVPAWSAQEGAQRANALFERTYGEAADGVWASPGRVNIIGEHTDYNGGLCLPIALPHRTYVALRRRDDAEVHLVSSFDGEELRWDGALSDVHPGGVEGWVGYTAGIAWALAEAGHQVSGFDAALVSCVPTAAGLSSSAAVECAVGLALDDVNGIGLGHSDEGRAALVDLAVRTENDLVGAPTGGLDQAASLRTAEGRALLLDCRDGSTRQVPFDLAAEDLELLVIDTRAKHSHATGGYGQRRATCEGAAKTLGVATLREIADLDDALSRLDDDESVRRVRHVVTEIARVQDFVALVDAGRLTEVGPLMNASHDSLRDDYEVSCPELDVAVDAARGAGAIGARMTGGGFGGCAISLVHAADRAAVVDAVVDAYRQAGFKAPKLHVVTPSTPGGRIS; via the coding sequence GTGATGTTCGCCACAGCACCAATCAACGGGGCCGATGCCGGCCCCGTCCGCCGGATCGGAGTCATCGTGGACACGCAGCAGGACATCGAGGAGATCGTTCCCGCCTGGAGCGCTCAGGAGGGCGCCCAGCGCGCCAACGCACTGTTCGAACGCACCTACGGGGAGGCGGCGGACGGCGTCTGGGCATCTCCCGGACGGGTCAACATCATCGGTGAGCACACCGACTACAACGGCGGCCTGTGCCTGCCGATCGCCCTTCCGCACCGCACCTATGTGGCGCTGCGCCGCCGCGACGACGCCGAGGTCCACCTGGTCTCCTCCTTCGACGGCGAGGAGCTGCGCTGGGACGGGGCCCTGTCCGATGTGCACCCCGGTGGTGTCGAGGGATGGGTCGGCTACACCGCCGGCATCGCGTGGGCGCTCGCCGAGGCGGGTCATCAGGTCTCCGGATTCGACGCCGCCCTGGTCAGCTGCGTGCCCACCGCCGCCGGCCTGTCCTCCTCGGCCGCCGTCGAGTGCGCCGTCGGACTGGCCCTGGACGACGTCAACGGCATCGGGCTGGGACACAGCGACGAGGGCCGGGCGGCCCTGGTCGATCTGGCCGTCCGCACCGAGAACGACCTGGTGGGGGCGCCCACCGGAGGCCTGGACCAGGCCGCCTCGCTGCGCACCGCAGAGGGCCGGGCACTGCTGCTGGACTGCCGGGACGGCTCCACCCGCCAGGTCCCCTTCGACCTGGCCGCCGAGGATCTCGAACTCCTGGTGATCGACACCCGCGCCAAGCACAGCCACGCCACCGGCGGCTACGGTCAGCGCCGCGCCACCTGCGAGGGCGCCGCGAAGACCCTCGGGGTCGCCACCCTGCGCGAGATCGCCGACCTCGACGACGCCCTGTCCCGCCTCGACGATGACGAGTCGGTCCGCCGGGTGCGCCACGTCGTCACCGAGATCGCCCGCGTCCAGGACTTCGTCGCCCTGGTCGACGCCGGCCGGCTCACCGAGGTGGGCCCCCTCATGAACGCCTCCCACGACTCCCTGCGCGACGACTACGAGGTCTCCTGTCCCGAGCTGGACGTCGCGGTGGACGCCGCCCGCGGGGCCGGGGCCATCGGGGCCCGGATGACCGGCGGCGGCTTCGGCGGATGCGCCATCTCCCTGGTGCACGCCGCCGACCGCGCAGCAGTGGTCGACGCCGTCGTCGACGCCTACCGGCAGGCCGGCTTCAAGGCCCCCAAGCTGCACGTCGTCACCCCGTCGACCCCGGGCGGCCGCATCTCATGA
- a CDS encoding LacI family DNA-binding transcriptional regulator, which produces MAGVSPQTVSRVATGATNVRPATRARVRRAMEELGYVPNGAARALRYGRHGCIGLVFTDFLRTGEARTAQAVSAAAAEHGLDVLLAQIGPGGPRFSEEEMESRYRDLLERTAPLVDGFVVQGIELERPQALPDSAAPLVMASSRPGPFCTVGCAQAEGIRAAVEHLLGLGHRTVHFVAGPESSLQAQDRLAGWRATLAAHDCPVPVPVRGDWTPDSGYRAAEELLADPDVTAVLTANDEMAAGVMRAFHEHGLSVPADISVVGFDDVGAELLWPRLTTVRQDFEGIGRHLIAELAELMDHPGEMGRAAHVLVSSPLVVRESTAAPGRRGASA; this is translated from the coding sequence CTGGCCGGGGTCTCCCCGCAGACGGTGTCGCGGGTGGCCACCGGGGCGACGAATGTGCGCCCGGCCACCCGCGCCCGGGTGCGCCGGGCGATGGAGGAGCTGGGATACGTCCCCAACGGTGCAGCCAGGGCGCTGCGCTACGGACGCCACGGCTGCATCGGGCTGGTCTTCACCGACTTCCTGCGCACCGGCGAGGCCCGGACCGCCCAGGCCGTCTCGGCGGCCGCCGCCGAGCACGGCCTGGATGTGCTGCTGGCCCAGATCGGCCCCGGTGGCCCTCGCTTCAGCGAGGAGGAGATGGAGTCGCGCTACCGCGACCTGCTCGAGCGGACCGCACCCCTGGTCGACGGCTTCGTCGTGCAGGGCATCGAGCTCGAACGCCCCCAGGCGCTGCCGGACTCGGCGGCGCCACTGGTGATGGCGTCGAGTCGGCCCGGCCCGTTCTGCACGGTCGGCTGCGCCCAGGCCGAGGGGATTCGGGCGGCCGTGGAGCACCTGCTGGGGCTCGGGCACCGGACCGTGCACTTCGTCGCCGGACCGGAGTCCTCACTGCAGGCCCAGGACCGTCTCGCCGGCTGGCGGGCCACCCTGGCCGCTCACGACTGCCCCGTCCCGGTGCCGGTCCGGGGCGACTGGACACCGGACTCGGGCTACCGGGCGGCCGAGGAGCTGCTGGCCGATCCCGACGTCACGGCGGTGCTGACGGCCAACGACGAGATGGCCGCCGGCGTCATGCGGGCCTTCCACGAGCACGGGCTGAGCGTGCCGGCCGATATCTCGGTGGTGGGCTTCGACGACGTCGGAGCCGAACTGCTGTGGCCGCGGCTCACCACCGTTAGGCAGGACTTCGAGGGGATCGGACGCCACCTCATCGCCGAGCTCGCGGAACTCATGGACCACCCCGGGGAGATGGGCCGGGCCGCCCATGTGCTGGTGTCCAGCCCGCTCGTGGTGCGGGAGAGCACGGCGGCTCCGGGGCGGCGGGGCGCTTCCGCCTGA
- a CDS encoding LCP family protein, with translation MAEVVMRGAGSEGAGSDGARSDRASSQDTASDKASDLGRQRAGSFQEGRYALDAEPDDRVKEKELRSESGRAQSRAFRKASLWTVLGALVPGLGLMHSRVHRRRRFGLVLIGLVLVAITVLAIEAVTNPAGIASIAVRPRLLRLISLALPIGALVLVGLLVFTHIDIRPRKITRTQRWVSSLLVGTLSLLIAAPLTVGSRYANDEAAALSKIFKDRRSGTRPSIDTNKNVNEIWRDKKRVNVLLVGADDSGQRNYRKQGEMNTDTMMVASINTQTGDTSLIQIPRNTANIPFPKDSKLHQIYPDGFSNGHGDDANFFANALWTTVENEHKDAMGATDYPGADALKLGIGEALGLKLDYFMMLDIDGLQKFIEAIGGVTVNVNERLPIAGNTEGKAPTGYIEVGPNRHLSGYNAMWYARSRSASTDYDRMGRQSCLIKAVLDQVDPKTVLTRFEAIASASGDMVVSDIPEKMLPAFVELALRVRGGNINRLLFTQGRNGFQPYDPDYDLIRKQVKQTISAAGNKANKNKPVTKASPKISMTPSTTPTPKKTASSSPDSGPASASPSASSSAVSQSVTDVCAYHPVTQQR, from the coding sequence ATGGCCGAGGTCGTGATGCGCGGCGCGGGATCCGAGGGCGCCGGATCCGACGGTGCACGATCCGACCGGGCGAGCTCGCAGGATACCGCCTCTGACAAGGCCTCGGACCTCGGCCGTCAGCGGGCTGGATCATTCCAGGAGGGGCGCTACGCTCTGGATGCGGAACCCGACGACCGCGTCAAGGAGAAGGAACTGAGATCTGAATCCGGACGCGCCCAGAGCCGTGCCTTCCGCAAGGCCTCCTTGTGGACTGTGCTCGGCGCTCTGGTTCCCGGTCTCGGTCTCATGCACAGCCGCGTCCATCGACGCCGCCGCTTCGGCCTGGTGCTCATCGGCCTGGTTCTGGTCGCGATCACCGTCCTGGCGATCGAGGCCGTCACCAACCCCGCCGGGATCGCCTCGATCGCGGTGCGCCCCCGGCTGCTGCGGCTCATCTCGCTGGCTCTGCCGATCGGGGCGCTCGTGCTGGTCGGCCTGCTCGTCTTCACCCACATCGACATCCGGCCCCGGAAGATCACCAGAACCCAGCGCTGGGTCAGCAGTCTCCTGGTCGGAACCCTGTCATTGCTCATCGCGGCTCCGTTGACGGTCGGGTCGCGGTACGCCAACGATGAGGCGGCCGCGCTCAGCAAGATCTTCAAGGACCGGCGATCGGGTACCCGCCCGAGTATCGACACCAACAAGAACGTCAACGAGATCTGGCGCGACAAGAAGAGGGTGAACGTCCTGCTGGTCGGCGCCGACGACTCGGGCCAGCGCAACTACCGCAAACAGGGCGAGATGAACACCGACACGATGATGGTGGCCTCCATCAACACCCAGACCGGTGACACCTCGCTCATCCAGATCCCCCGCAACACGGCGAACATCCCCTTCCCCAAGGACTCCAAGCTTCACCAGATCTACCCCGACGGCTTCAGCAACGGGCACGGCGACGATGCGAACTTCTTCGCGAACGCGCTGTGGACGACGGTGGAGAACGAGCACAAGGACGCCATGGGAGCGACTGACTACCCGGGCGCCGACGCCCTGAAACTGGGGATCGGCGAGGCCCTGGGCCTCAAGCTCGACTACTTCATGATGCTGGACATCGACGGCCTCCAGAAGTTCATCGAGGCCATCGGCGGGGTCACCGTCAATGTCAACGAACGCCTCCCGATCGCCGGTAACACCGAGGGGAAGGCACCTACCGGGTATATCGAGGTGGGGCCCAACCGGCACCTGAGCGGGTACAACGCGATGTGGTACGCCAGAAGCCGATCGGCGTCCACCGACTACGACCGGATGGGCAGACAGTCCTGCCTCATCAAGGCCGTCCTCGACCAGGTGGATCCGAAGACCGTCCTCACCCGGTTCGAGGCCATCGCCTCGGCTTCGGGGGACATGGTGGTCTCAGACATCCCGGAGAAGATGCTCCCGGCTTTCGTCGAACTGGCCCTGAGGGTGCGCGGCGGCAACATCAACCGCCTGCTCTTCACCCAGGGGCGCAACGGCTTCCAGCCCTACGATCCGGACTACGACCTGATCCGCAAGCAGGTGAAGCAGACGATCTCCGCCGCGGGCAACAAGGCGAACAAGAACAAGCCGGTGACCAAGGCCTCTCCGAAGATCTCGATGACACCCTCCACGACGCCGACGCCCAAGAAGACCGCGAGCTCGTCGCCGGACTCCGGCCCCGCCTCGGCCTCGCCGAGCGCCTCCTCCAGTGCGGTCAGCCAGTCGGTCACCGACGTCTGCGCCTACCACCCGGTCACCCAGCAGCGCTGA